The following proteins come from a genomic window of Hymenobacter canadensis:
- a CDS encoding M48 family metallopeptidase translates to MPQLLIDDLPVEVVRKNIRTLRLSVHMPDGRVRVAVPLRTPEATIRELVVARRAWIEKHQARFAAREVAPALTYVSGELHPYQGQACVLQVHEAEGTPKVVLLPNAEPPTLTLHIRADSTVEQRRKALDGWYRQRLREQLPALLATWQPVVGAQASSWGIKQMKTRWGTCNIQARRVWLNLELIKRPLPCLEYVVVHELTHLHERYHNARFWGFMDQFMPDWRQHKAELNRVHLRAADAD, encoded by the coding sequence ATGCCCCAGCTCTTGATTGACGACTTGCCCGTGGAAGTCGTGCGCAAGAATATCCGGACGCTGCGCCTGAGCGTGCACATGCCCGATGGCCGGGTGCGGGTAGCCGTGCCCCTACGCACGCCTGAGGCCACTATCCGGGAGCTGGTAGTGGCCCGCCGTGCCTGGATTGAGAAGCACCAAGCGCGTTTTGCAGCGCGCGAGGTGGCGCCGGCCCTAACCTACGTTTCGGGCGAGCTGCATCCATACCAGGGACAAGCGTGTGTGCTGCAGGTGCACGAGGCGGAGGGCACGCCGAAAGTAGTGCTGCTGCCCAACGCCGAGCCCCCTACCCTGACGTTGCACATCCGGGCCGACAGCACCGTGGAGCAGCGCCGCAAGGCCCTGGATGGCTGGTACAGGCAGCGCCTGCGCGAGCAGCTGCCGGCGTTGCTGGCCACCTGGCAACCCGTGGTGGGGGCGCAGGCTAGCAGCTGGGGCATCAAGCAGATGAAAACCCGCTGGGGCACCTGCAACATTCAGGCGCGCCGCGTCTGGCTGAATTTGGAGCTGATCAAGCGCCCCCTACCCTGCCTGGAATACGTGGTGGTGCACGAGCTGACCCACCTGCACGAGCGGTACCACAACGCCCGCTTCTGGGGTTTTATGGACCAGTTCATGCCCGACTGGCGCCAGCACAAAGCCGAGCTCAACCGCGTGCACCTGCGCGCCGCCGACGCGGATTAG